The region AGCAGCATGCAAAAACGTCGCTGGGCGGGTCGGTTGGCGGATGGCCAACGTATGCGCCATGCTCAAAAGCGGAGTGATGCCGACGCCGCCGCTGATGAACACAACCGGCGTCGTTTTGGACAAATCAAGCGTAAAATCGCCGGCTGGAGCGCTAAGATCGAGCACGTCGCCCTCTTGGACATGATCATGCAAATAGTTGGAAACAATGCCGGCCGGCTTGTCCGCTGTAGCTGCTTCCCGTTTGACGCTGATGCGGTAATACCCTTTTCCAGGAGCATCCGATAAGCTGTATTGGCGAATATGCGTATACGTCTCGCCCGGAATCGACAGTTTGACGCTGACGTATTGGCCCGGCAAATAATCACTGATGGCCTTGCCGTCTTCCGGCTCCAAATAAAACGAAGTGATGACGCCGCTTTCTTTCACCTTTTTCACGACGACAAATCGGCGAAAGTCACGCCAGCCTCCGTGTTTGGCCGCTGCCTCATCGTAGAGCTCTTTTTCCACTTGAATGAAAACGGACGCAATGGCTTCATATGCTTCCGCCCAAGCCGTGATCACTTCGTCGGTGGCGGCGTCGCCGAGCACGTCTTTGATCGCCAGCAACAAATGCTTTCCGACGATCGGGTATTGTTCTGGTTTGATTCCTAAGCTGCGGTGTTTATGGCCGATTTGCCGCACAACCGGCAAAATAGCATCAAGCTGGTCGATATAGCGCGCTGCCGCATACACGGCTGCGGCCAAGGCGCGTTGCTGCCGCCCTTGCTTTTGGTTGGCGTGGTTGAAAATATTGAGCAGTTCCGGATGATTGGAAAACATGAGTTCATAAAACCGCTTCGTAATTTGTTCGCCATGTGTTTCCAAGACAGGCGCCGTTGATTTCACAATTTCAATCGTTTTTGGATGCAATTTCGTTGTCGTTGTCATGATTTCATCCCCTTGTAAAACATGTATTTTTAATACATCTTTTATTCAACCATGGGCACTGCGAAAAAGCAATATTTCAAATACATCTTTAATAAATTGTTCACAATTCTCCGTTCGAATCGGGTGTGGTACAATGGGATCAAGAACGTCGCTTAAAGGTTGTGAATCACGATGCAGTTGACGAACTATACGGAATACGCCTTGCGCGTCCTCTTGTTTTTAGGCGCGCTTGATGAAGAAGAAAAAACAAACATCAAAGACATTGCCGCTGCCTTTTCCATTTCAGAGCATCATTTAAGCAAAATCGTCCATGAGCTTGGCAAACTCGGCTACATTGAAACGATCCGTGGGCGCAACGGCGGAATCCGCCTTGCGAAACGCCCCGAGGAGATTGTCATCGGCGCGGTTGTTCGCGAAACGGAGGAAAACTTGTCGCTTGTCGAGTGTTTTGCCGCCCACGGCAATGAGTGCGTCTTAACGCCGGTATGTCGGCTTCGCTTCGCACTTCACGAGGCGTTAGAGGCGTTTTTGCGTGTGCTGGATGCGTATACACTCGCCGATTTGCTTGAAGACCGAGCGTCGCTTCGTTCTTTATTGAAAGAGCGGCGCGGTTGAGAAAAAACTTTCCGGCTATTATAAGGAGAGTTTTTTGGTGTTAAGCATCGCTCTACGGAAGGAAGACGCGGGATGATGCGAAACCGATGGCGGCCTTTGCGCGTGATGTGGCGGTAATACTGATCATTAGTTAAAAAACGAAACCAGTCGAAAACCATGGGCAATACGTCCGGCACCGGCCGATCACATCCCCTTTGTTTGCCACAAGACGAAGAATATATTAAGATTAGAAAGGTGTGAAAACATCTGCATGACTGAAGGAGGTCACAATGAAACACAAAGGAACCGCTTTACCACCTTACTTGCATATGGACAATGGAGAGCTTTGGCTCACCGAAGATGATCGCGACAACTTAAAAATCAGCTATCGAATCAAAGAGGTGATTTTTGCCGAGCCGTCCGAGTACCAGCATGTGATGATTTTGGATTCGTACGATTTTGGCCGCATGCTCGTACTCGATGGCGTCGTGCAAACGACCTCAATTGACGGCCATATTTATAACGAAATGATTTCGCACGTGCCGCTGCAGTTTCATCCGGAAGCGAAACGGGTGCTCATCATCGGCGGCGGCGACTGCGGCGCAGCTCGTGAGACGGCGAAATACGCTCATCTGGAAGCCATCGACATGGTGGAAATCGACGAAAAAGTCGTCCGGGCGTGCAAAGAGCATTTGCCAGCCGTCTCCGGCAACTTATCTGACCCGCGCATGCGGTTTGTATATGATGATGGCGTCGTGTTTGTGCAAGGGAAAGAAAACGTCTACGACGTCATTATGATCGACTCGTCCGACCCAGTCGGCCCAGCGGAAGCCTTGTTTTCACTGGAGTTTTACGCCAACGTCCATCGCGCGTTGAAAGCAGACGGGCTGATGGTCTGCCAAAGCCAGTCGCCGATTTTCCACTTGGATATTTTGAAACGGACGTACCGCAACATTCGCGAACTGTTCCAGCATGTGCTCGTGTACACAGCAGTGGTGCCGACGTATCCAGGCGGACTGTGGAGCTTTACGATCGGCTCGAAACGGCCGCTGGTGTTTCCGGCGCAAACAACTATTCCAAACGACACGAAATACGTCAATGATGCGGTCTTCCGTCAATGTTTCGCCTTGCCCGAGTTTTTGCGCTCGGCGCTTGAGGTGGAATAACGGCTTGGCATGGAAAAAGCTGTCCCTGCTTTGGGGGGACAGCTTTTTTGTGTCATTTGAGTGATCCTCTTTACGCTTTCTATTATTCCACCCGCTTTCTTGTTTCATTGCGCCGGCGGGTTGTGGGCCAGTGCCCGCTTGGCAAGCCATTGAAACGTCAAGTCATCCGCCGGCGGGTTGTAGAGTCCAGCGCGGACGTCACGGTAATGCCGCTGGAGCGGGTTGTCAGCAAACAAGCTTTGTCCGCCGACAATGCGCATCGCCCAATCGACGACTTCAAGCGCGGTATTGGTGGCGACCAATTTGGCTGTTGCCAACTCCTCTTTCATCGCCATCCGTTTTTCCGGATAGCGATCCCATAAGTCGGCGACCGCGTACAGGAAATGGCGCGCATGGGTGAGGCGCCATTCCATTTCCGCGATTTTCCGCTGCACTTCGGGTGTTAGGGCGATTGGGTGAGGCAGGGTATTAGGCTGGTACGTCTTGGCAAAGCGAAGTGCCTCATTGCGCGCCGCAATGGCGATGCCTAAGTAACAAGCCGGAACGTGCAACAGCCATCCTTGCGCCGGTGCGGCTTCGTTCGATTCCCCGAGCGTCTCGACGAGCGCCTCTTGGTCGACTTCGACTTCTTCAAGAACAAGATCATCGCTGCGCGTCGCCCGCATGCCAAGGGTGTTCCACGTCGGCTCGATGCGGATGCCTGAAGCAGACATCGGCACGAGAAATTCACCGACCCGACCGTCTTCCATCGTGGCGGAAATTAAGACGTAATCGAGTGCAGGAGCCAGTGACGCAAAGGTTTTTCGTCCGCGAAGCACAAAGCGGCCATCGCGAAAAACGGCCGTCGTTTCGGGTTTGCCCCCGCGCGCCGGGCTGCCTGTCGCCCGTTCGGAATGAGCGCTGTTGATGAGCGAGTGGCGGCAAACGACTTCTTTCGCCAGGCGGGCGAGCACCGGCTCCGGCCAGCGGCGAAGCAAAAATAAACGCATGAGAATGCTGGCATGCCAGCCGAATGACAAAGCTGTTGCCCCAGAGCCTTGGGCGATCGTCTCTTGCACGAGCACGAGCTCATACAGCGACGCCCCTTGGCCGCCGTATTCAGCGGGGATGGTCAACGAAAGGAATCCCGCCTCTTTCAAATCGGCAAAATCGGCAAATGGAAACTCAGCCCGTTCGTCATCGTGAGCCGCCCTTTTGGCAAACCGCTCGGCAAGGCGCCGCGCTTGGTCGTATAATTGCTGCTCCCGATCGGTCCGCACAAGCAAGTGATACAACTCGTTCATCGTTCTCCCCTTCTTTTTTGATCGAGATGCTTTCATTGTACTGCTTTTGACCAAAGGTGAAAACAAAAATGCGCAAAAAAGCCGTCCGTGGAACACGGACGATCCTCATGATGAAAACGTTTCGTTGTGATCGCAAGGCGGAACATATCTTTCTGCCTGAATTCCCCCTTGGCTATATGTCAGAGTTTAAGCATTGCTGCAGCAACCGCTCAAAAAAGGAAGAAATGCCGGATGTACCGATCATCGCCGCGGTGGACGAACTCGTTTTTCGTAGCGTCGTATTCATATTCTTCCTGCCAACGGCGGCCATAGCGGGCGATTTGACGGACGGCGCGGATGATCGCATACACTTCTTCGTTCGTCATCGTAGGATGGAGCGACAGACGCACCCATCCTGGTTTGGCGAGAGGATTGCCGTTTTTGACTTCTTGAAGCAACGCAGCGGATTGTTCCTTGTCGATGCCAAGCAAATAGTGGCCGTAAGGTCCGGCGCAGGAACATCCCCCGCGCGCTTGAATGCCGAAGCGGTCATTCAGCAGTTTGACAACAAGGTTGTAATGCAACCCATCTATGACAAACGAGATGATGCCAAGACGGTCGTTCCGATGTCCTTCAAGCACGCGGACACCGGGAGTGCTTTTCAACGCCGGCAAAAGAAGGGAAACAAGTTCCTTTTCGCGGGCGCGCATCTGTTTTACGTTCATTTGCTCTTTCAGCTGGATGGCCAACGCTGCCTTGATGGTTTGCCAAAACGGCGGTGTTCCGCCATCTTCGCGTTCTTCAATGGCTTGAATGTATTCATAGTTCCCCCACGGGTCGGTCCAATACACCGTCCCACCGCCGGGGTGATCCGGAGCGTGCTGATGATAAAGACGGCTGTTAAAGAGAAGTACGCCGGCGCTGCCTGGTCCGCCAAGAAACTTATGGGGGGAGAAATAAATGGCATCAAGCTGCTCCATTGGGTCGTCCGGATGCATATCGATGCGGACGTACGGAGCGGAAGCAGCAAAATCAACAAAGCAAAGGCCGCCATGCTCGTGCATGATTTTCGCCAGCTTATGATATGGGGTTTCCAATCCCGTGACGTTCGAGCAAGCAGTAAATGCACCGATTTTTTGCGGCCGATCTCGGTAGCGCTCCAGCAGCTCGCGCAAATGGTCAAGATCGACATCCCCGTTCTCTGTCGGCCGGACCGCCACGACTTCCGCGATGGTTTCCACCCATGGCAATAAATTTGAATGGTGCTCCATATGGGTGACAAAGACGACTGGCCGCTCCTCATCATGAAGGGACAAGCGGTGCTTCCACCGTTCCGGTACGCGCAAGCCAAGCAGACGCTGCAGCTTGTTGACGGCGCTTGTGGTCCCGGCGCCTTGCATGATTAAGACGTCGTTTTTCCCGGCATGAACGTGCTGTTTGATGATTTCTTTTGCATAGCGATAGGCAAGCGTCGTTTTCGTTCCGGTCACATTCGATTCCGTATGCGTGTTGCCGACAAATGGACCGAGCTCATGTGTCAGCTTCTCTTCAATCGGCCGGTACAGCCGCCCGCTTGCCGTCCAGTCGGCGTAAATAAGCCGCTGTTTGCCAAACGGCGTAGAAAACGGATGAAAGCGGCCGATCGTTCCATCGCGAAACGGCTGAAAATACGTCTCAAGCTCTCCGCGGCATGTATACACCGAATTGCCGATCACAGCGTGAATGGCCATGTTTATTCCCCCTTTCCGCCATTTCGTCTATTTACAAAGTATGTCGTCTTCGGTGGTTCGGTCCAAAAAACGTGGGAAAGTTGAAAATGAAAAATCCGCCGTACAGGCGGATGGTATTCCACTCCCTTTTTTACTCCCTTTTTTTGCATGATAACGGCGAAATCGTTTCCCCCACGGGCGGCACAAGGTATTCGGCAAGCATGGTCCGCAAGTCATCGGGCAATGGTTCGCTCGTTTGGGTTTGGAAATTGAAATGGACGACCGCTGCCTCTCCGATGGCGATCAGTCTTCCTGTTTCCTCTTCCATGATGCGATGAATGCATTGAAAGCTTTTATTGCTGATCCGGGAGACATTGGTTTCCACGCGCAATCGTCGTCCGAAGAATCCTTGGTTGATAAAATCGCACTTGGTGGAAGCTAAAATAAAATGCCAGTCCTCCGTTCGCCCGCCGTAACGCAATTCATCAAACAGGCGGGTGCGCGCTTCTTCTAAATAAATAAAATAGCTAATGTTGCTTAAATGTCCGAGCGCATCAGTTTCACAAAAGCGTGGGTTGACGGTAATGATGTGCGTCTTCATTTCTCCCTCTTCCTTTCTTTCCTTTTTTTTTTGCCCCTTTCGCCCACAATATTCGTTTGGGTGGGCATGGGGGGTGACTGAGTTGGATTTGTAGCTACCAACTAGTCAGTATGTTGTTTTTATCATACTCTGATTTGCTTTTGTTTTCAATTGTTGATTTATTAATTATTTAGAACATTGTTTGTGATTATAAAATGGGACGGTGAACATCCCGGCCTGTTCACCTATTAGGAAGCCTGAAAAGACCGGCCGGCAGCGCGTTCCGCTGGTTCATGGCATCCAAAGCGGCAAAAGAACGTATCCTGCGAGCGACACGCCGGCGCAAAGGAGAGAGATGCGCAGTTTATATTTCGCATAGCTCATTAAGTCCATATCCATAATGGCTGCGGTTGTAATCGTCGTATCGCCAAGCGGCGAAGCAAAGGCGCCAAACGTCCCGCTCGCAAACACGGCGCCGACTGTCACCTCGAGCGGCGCCCCGGTCGCATGGGAAAGCGTGACGCCAAGCGGCATCAAAATGCCCCACGTTCCCCATGAAGAACCAATAAAGTATGATAAAAACGATCCGACCAAAAACACGGCCGCTGGCACGAATGCCCCCGGCAGCCATGTGCCGAACGTCGACGACACGTACTCCGCAAATCCGAGTTCCCCCGCCACCGCCGAGACTGCCCAGACGAGAACGAGCATGCCGATCGGCGCCATCAGCTCGTTTCCTCCGGCAAAAAAGTGATACGTCAACTCTGAGAGTGATTGTCGGCGCCACAAATAAAACATCATCGACAAAAGGATGGTCACAAATAGCGCCAACAGCATCGCCCATGTCGCATCGGCCGCGGAAAACGCCTCCCACCAATTCTCCGCCCCGCGTTTCCTCCCGTCGTACACGAAAAAGGCAAACGTCAGCGCGATTAACAGCGCCAACGGGACAAACAAGTGCAACGGCTCCCCGTTGATCAGCGCCAGCTCCTTGCGCAATCCGAGCCCGTGCAGTGTATTTGTCTCCCCTTCTCCTTTTTTCGCCCGCGGTTTGCCGATCCGGATGTTCAACATCATCGTCAACACCCCGACGGCCAGAGCGACAATCGCAAACAAGTTGTACGGCAGGCTGCGCAAAAACACGTCATACGGCGATTCGTGAATGTCGTTTTGCGCCAGCGCCGCGGCGACAACAGAAGTCATAAAGCCGACGAACGCTGTCGCCGCTGGCAAAAGAACGATGATCGGCTCGGTCGAGACGTCGATCATGTACGCCATGCGGCGGCGGTCGATGCGAAACTGGCGAAGGACCGCTTTCATCACTGGTCCAAGGAGCATAATGCGAAACATCGGCATAAAAAACGTCACCGGCACCGTCAGCCAAACGAACAACAAAATCCCCCGCTTCGAGCGGATGCGAGCGGAAAGTCTCTCGACAAACCCTTTGATCCCGCCGGTAATTTGCATTATGCCGACAAGCGAACCGAACAAATACAAAAACGCGGCCACCTTCATATGCTCCGGATCGGTCAGGGCGTGAAGAACAGCGGAAACAGCACGCTCAATCGCGCCGACAGCCGACCACTCAAGGCAAAACGTTCCGACGAGCAATCCGGCCACGAGGCCGGGCAAAATTTCTTTCAGCCATACCGCCAACGGAATGATGAGCAGAAAAGGCAACAGCGACCACCATGTTCCTTCCACGTCGGCGCCTCCTTTGCGATGATGTTGTTACCAAGAAGGATAGCCATAATGTAGTTTTTTTATGATTTTCATTGATGATTTAGAACATAGTTTTACTTATTAAATTTATGTTGCCCCGTGCAAACAAAAAAAGCCGCGCTGCAGTTTGCAGCGTGGCTCACTTCCATCAGCTCCAGGCTGGCTCTCAAACAACTTGGGGGCACGGAAGGCGTCGTCATTTCCGGCGCGCAAAATCGACAAATCGGAACTTGTCGAGCCGGTGACGCGATTCCGTGTATTGAAACAATGCAGCATCGCTTAAATACACGTAGTTTTTGACGACAACGACGCGGTCATCGCCGTTTAGGTCCAAATAACGGCGGTCTTCGTCCGTCGCTTCGTCGACCGATATCTCTTTTTTCGCAAAGCTGATCGGCAAATGCAGCTTCGTTTCCAAATATTCATAAATCGAGTCTTCGCAAATCTCTTTGGTCAATAGCGGCACATGCTTTTTCAGAAAAAAGTCTTTATCCAAAATAATCCGCTCACCGCCGATTTCACGGACGCGCACGACTTTCCACACTTCGTCTTTGCTTGAGGCGCGCAGATGCTGCCGGAGTTCGCCGTCCGGCTTGATGACCGCCAGTTCATGCACAATCGTCCGCACCGGCTTCTTCATCGTCTGCGCCAGTTCTTTAAAGCTGACCAATCCAGATACGGGAAAGTCATATTTGTCGACGTCAAGGACGATGGATCCTTTTCCTTTCATTTTTTGGATATAGCCGTGCTCGGACAACAAATGGAGCGCTTTGCGGATCGTCTCGCGCGATGTCTCATACCGGGCTGCCAGCTCGTGTTCCGATGGCAGCTTGTCGTACGCCTTCCATTCTCCGCGGCGGATGCGGGAAATGAGGTCATGGTAAATGGTTAAATATTTGTTTTCATGCATAAGAATCACCGCTTGTATTGTATCACGGCCGGCGCAAAAGATAAACAACCGATTCGTATGGGCGCAGTTGCATGCGGCGAAAATCGGCCGGCGCGTCCGAATAATTGGCGAGCAGCAGTTCTCCCGTATAGCCATCGGCTCCTGCTTCTCCCGGCAGCGTGAACGTCGTTTCGACTGGATAAAAATTGTTGACAACAAGCAACTTTTCTCCATCGCCATGACGCATATAGGCAAAAATATGCGGATCGTCCGCAAGCAGCAGCTCATAGCGCCCGGTCGTGATGATGTCATACTGCTTGCGCAATTCAATCAGCCGCTTATAGTGGTAAAAAATTGAATCGCGGTCGGTGAGCGCCTGTTTCACGTTAATGCGCCGGTAGTTGTCGGCGACGCGAATCCACGGCGTCCCGGACGTGAAACCAGCGTGCGGGCTGTCGTCCCATTGCATCGGCGTGCGTGAATTGTCGCGCGATTTCCGCTGCAAAATCTCAAGCACTTCCCGCTCGCTTTTGCCTTGTTCCCGCAAAATCCGGTACATGTTGAGCGACTCGACGTCGCGGTAGTCGCGAATATCGGTGAATTTCGGGTCCGTCATGCCGATTTCTTCGCCTTGGTAAATATAGGGCGTTCCTTGCATCAAATGGATCGTCGTCGCCAGCATTTTCGCCGATTCTTTCCAATACGTCCCGTCATCGCCATAGCGCGACACGATGCGCGGCTGATCGTGGTTGCACCAAAAGAGCGCGTTCCAGCCCCCGCCTTCATACATCCGGACTTGCCATTCGGATAAAATGCGTTTTAAGGCAAGGAAATCAAATGGGGCGACTGCCCATTTTTCTCCGTTCGGATAATCGACCTTCAAGTGGTGAAAGTTAAACGTCATATTCAGCTCACGGTGGTTCGGGTTCGTGTAGCGGATGCAATGATCGATCGTCGTCGACGACATTTCCCCGACCGTCATGACGTCATATTTCGAAAACACTTCGCGGTTCATCTCTTGCAAAAACTCATGAATGCGCGGTCCGTCCGTATAAAAGCGGCGCCCGTCCCCCGGCGGCACCGAACCGTCGTCATCCGGAAAGCGCTGGTCTTTTGACAACAAGTTGATGACGTCAAGCCGAAAGCCGTCCACTCCTTTTTTGAGCCAAAAATGCATCATGTCATAAATGCGGCGGCGCAGCTCTTCGTTTTCCCAATTCAAATCAGCTTGCGTCACATCGAACAAATGCAAATAATATTGCCCGGTTCGTTCATCGTATTCCCAAGCCGAGCCGCCGAATTTCGACTGCCAGTTGTTCGGCGCTCCGCCGTCCGGCCTCGGGTCGCGCCAAATGTAAAACGAGCGGTATGGGTTCGTTTTCGAGGAGCGTGCCTGCTTGAACCATTCATGATCGGTTGAGGTATGGTTGACGACCATGTCCATCACCAGCTTCATGCCGCGCGCGTGCACTTCTTGAAGCAAACGGTCAAAATCGTCCATCGTTCCGTATTCGGGATGAATGCGGAAATAATCGCTGATGTCATAACCGTTGTCGCGCTGAGGCGACGCGTAGATCGGCGTCAGCCAAATGACATCGACGCCCAATTCTTGTAAATAATCGAGCTTTTCGATGATTCCTGGCAAATCGCCGATGCCGTCTCCATTCGTGTCGTAAAAGCTTTTCGGATAAATTTGATAAACGACCGCTTTTTTCCACCAAGGGGTTGTTGACATCTCTCTTCACCTCGTTCGTCGGGATAAAAACATACCATTGGCGTCGGCGGCCAATGGTATGTTAGTAAATTGATTATTTAGAATATACTTCCCTTACTACAACAGACCTCAGCCGTTAGCGGGCGCCTTTACGCACTTTCCCAAAGATAAACGTCAACGCAAACGGCACCACAATCGCCATCGCCATGCCGATAAAGAACGGCGTCCACTTTTGCGGCACGATCGACAAGAACCCCGGCAGGCCGCCGACACCAATCGACGGAGCGATTACGTGGTTGAGCGTAATAAACATGCCGGCAATCGCCGCGCCCGTCATCGCCGCAATAAACGGAAAGCGGAAGCGCAAGTTGACCCCGAACATGGCCGGCTCGGTAATGCCAAGATAAGCGGACACCGCCGATGTGAACGACAAGCCGCGCAGCTTTTCGTCTTTGGCGACAACCATCATCGCCAGCGCCGCTGACCCTTGGGCGATGTTTGACATGACCAAAATCGGCCATAAGAACGTTCCGCCTGTATTCGCAATGAGCTGCAAGTCGACCGGCAAGAACGTATGATGCATCCCGGTGACGACAAGCGGCGCATACAGCGCTCCATACAGCAAACCACCGAGAGCTGGAACCGTGTCAAAAATCGTCACAAACAAGTGGGTAATGGCATTGCCGATCGCAAAGGTGACCGGCCCGATGGCGATGAACGACAAAAAGCCCGTAATGAGCAACGCAAGCGGCGCGACAAGCAACAGCTGAAACGCATCCGGTATGCGCTTGCGCAAAAACAGCTCCAGCTTCGCCAGCACGTAGGACGCCGCCAAAACCGGCAACACTTGCCCTTGATAGCCCACCTTTTGCACTTCAAAGCCGAACAAGTTCCAAACTGGAATCTCTCCTTTTTCTTTCGCCGCTCCCCACCCCCAAGCGTTCAACAAATCCGGGTGGACGAGCATCAAACCAAGGACAATCCCTAAGAGCGGGCTGCCGCCGAATTTCGTCACCGCCGACCAGCCGATCAAACCGGGCAGGAAGACGAACGCCGTATTGGCGATCAAGTTGATCATATTCGCCAAATCGGCCCATTCTTTGTGCACCTCGACAAACGATTTCCCTTCGTAAAAAATGCCTGGGCCTGTCAAGACGTTGTTAATGCCCATCAACAAACCGGCCGTCACGATCGCCGGCAAAATCGGAATGAAAATATCAGCAAGCGTCTTAATGGCGCGCTGAAGAGGATTGAGCTTCGCTTCCGCCGCATCTTTGATCTCCTGTTTCGTCGCCCGGCTGAGGCCCGTCAGCTCGACGAGGTCATCATACACTTTATCGACAAGTCCTTGGCCGATGACGACTTGGAACTGGCCGTTTGCGGAAAACGATCCTTTGACGACATGGATGCGCTCAAGCGTTTCCTTATCGACTTTCCCCTCATCTTTGAGCGCAAACCGAAGCCGTGTCACGCAATGCGTGGCGGCGGCGATGTTTTCCTTGCCGCCGATGGCTTCAACGATTTGCGCGGCTGCTTGTTGATATGCTCCCATGGATGAATGCCTCCCTTTTCTCACCATCGCTATGCGTAAACTAAATCGCTTTCAGCAACCGGTTGCAAAAAACTTGTATATACAACTCACTTTCATTTTATCCTGTATATACAAGTTTGTCAACATCTTTCGATGACCTTCTTCATTTTTCGACAATAGTTGTTGTTTTTTTGCTAACTTCCACTTCTTTTGTGATGTTTTGTCAAGAAGCAGGAAAATCATCAACCGAGTAGGAAAATAAACAATATGCCAAACGACAAGAAAGGATGAGACTGCGATGAAAACCTATACACTCCGCGAAGCAGCGAAAAAAATCGGGGTGACGGCCCGGGATTTGAAACAATGGGAAAAACAGTTTGCAGAATCGATTGTCGTCCCGCGCACAATCGAGGGAGCGCGCATCTACACCGATGAACTGATCAATCGGTTTCGCCATATTCGCACTTGGCTTGAGGACGGCCGCCACCCACGCGAAGTGGCTGAAATGATCAGGCAAATGGACGGACAACTGGAAGAGGGAGCCAACGAGACAGCTGCTCAAGTGGAAACAGCCGTCATGGAAGGGGAAATCATCGATGTGCCCCGCCTGTTGCATCAAGGGATGCCATACATAGCCGAGCAGTTGGCGGCCCGCTTAAAAGACGATATCGTCGACGCCTTGAAACAGGAAACGACAGCTGCGGTCCGGCAAGCGATGGATGACGTGAAAGGCCGCCTCGACTACATCGAGGAGCGAACGACCGCAGCTGCCGAAACGGTGCGCCGTTCGCTCCGCGATTACGAGGACGCCTGGCAGCAAAAAACGGAACAGCTGCATGAACATTTGGAAACGGTCGTCGCGTTCTGTCAAGAGGAAAAAGCAAGACAGGAAGAGGAGCGCAAACAGCTCGAACTGCGCATTTTGGAGCGGGAAAAAGCGTTTCGCGAGCTCGTGTTGTCGTTCCGGCAAACCGCTGCCAGCGCGAGTGCCGCTCGAGCTCGGCACAAATGGTGGAAATTTTGGCAAGGATGAGCTGTTCAAAGAAATGACAAACACATTCATTGGTGTGCCATACTTCAAAAAAGGGACCCCGCCAAAACGCGGGGCCTTTTG is a window of Geobacillus kaustophilus DNA encoding:
- the treR gene encoding trehalose operon repressor; translated protein: MHENKYLTIYHDLISRIRRGEWKAYDKLPSEHELAARYETSRETIRKALHLLSEHGYIQKMKGKGSIVLDVDKYDFPVSGLVSFKELAQTMKKPVRTIVHELAVIKPDGELRQHLRASSKDEVWKVVRVREIGGERIILDKDFFLKKHVPLLTKEICEDSIYEYLETKLHLPISFAKKEISVDEATDEDRRYLDLNGDDRVVVVKNYVYLSDAALFQYTESRHRLDKFRFVDFARRK
- the treC gene encoding alpha,alpha-phosphotrehalase, whose translation is MSTTPWWKKAVVYQIYPKSFYDTNGDGIGDLPGIIEKLDYLQELGVDVIWLTPIYASPQRDNGYDISDYFRIHPEYGTMDDFDRLLQEVHARGMKLVMDMVVNHTSTDHEWFKQARSSKTNPYRSFYIWRDPRPDGGAPNNWQSKFGGSAWEYDERTGQYYLHLFDVTQADLNWENEELRRRIYDMMHFWLKKGVDGFRLDVINLLSKDQRFPDDDGSVPPGDGRRFYTDGPRIHEFLQEMNREVFSKYDVMTVGEMSSTTIDHCIRYTNPNHRELNMTFNFHHLKVDYPNGEKWAVAPFDFLALKRILSEWQVRMYEGGGWNALFWCNHDQPRIVSRYGDDGTYWKESAKMLATTIHLMQGTPYIYQGEEIGMTDPKFTDIRDYRDVESLNMYRILREQGKSEREVLEILQRKSRDNSRTPMQWDDSPHAGFTSGTPWIRVADNYRRINVKQALTDRDSIFYHYKRLIELRKQYDIITTGRYELLLADDPHIFAYMRHGDGEKLLVVNNFYPVETTFTLPGEAGADGYTGELLLANYSDAPADFRRMQLRPYESVVYLLRRP
- the treP gene encoding PTS system trehalose-specific EIIBC component, producing the protein MGAYQQAAAQIVEAIGGKENIAAATHCVTRLRFALKDEGKVDKETLERIHVVKGSFSANGQFQVVIGQGLVDKVYDDLVELTGLSRATKQEIKDAAEAKLNPLQRAIKTLADIFIPILPAIVTAGLLMGINNVLTGPGIFYEGKSFVEVHKEWADLANMINLIANTAFVFLPGLIGWSAVTKFGGSPLLGIVLGLMLVHPDLLNAWGWGAAKEKGEIPVWNLFGFEVQKVGYQGQVLPVLAASYVLAKLELFLRKRIPDAFQLLLVAPLALLITGFLSFIAIGPVTFAIGNAITHLFVTIFDTVPALGGLLYGALYAPLVVTGMHHTFLPVDLQLIANTGGTFLWPILVMSNIAQGSAALAMMVVAKDEKLRGLSFTSAVSAYLGITEPAMFGVNLRFRFPFIAAMTGAAIAGMFITLNHVIAPSIGVGGLPGFLSIVPQKWTPFFIGMAMAIVVPFALTFIFGKVRKGAR
- a CDS encoding MerR family transcriptional regulator, with the translated sequence MKTYTLREAAKKIGVTARDLKQWEKQFAESIVVPRTIEGARIYTDELINRFRHIRTWLEDGRHPREVAEMIRQMDGQLEEGANETAAQVETAVMEGEIIDVPRLLHQGMPYIAEQLAARLKDDIVDALKQETTAAVRQAMDDVKGRLDYIEERTTAAAETVRRSLRDYEDAWQQKTEQLHEHLETVVAFCQEEKARQEEERKQLELRILEREKAFRELVLSFRQTAASASAARARHKWWKFWQG